From one Anoplolepis gracilipes chromosome 8, ASM4749672v1, whole genome shotgun sequence genomic stretch:
- the Beta-spec gene encoding spectrin beta chain isoform X5 — translation MTTDISVVRGGWDPTLQQEIVDEYEYDGGNSSSRLFERSRIKALAGERELVQKKTFQKWVNSHLVRCSCRIGDLYVDLRDGKMLIRLLEILSGERLPRPTKGKMRIHCLENVDKALQFLREQRVHLENMGSHDIVDGNPRLSLGLIWTIILRFQIQDITIEETDNQETKSAKDALLLWCQMKTAGYHNVNVRNFTTSWRDGLAFNAIIHKHRPDLIQFDKLSKSNAIYNLNNAFNVAEDKLGLTKLLDAEDIFVDHPDEKSIITYVVTYYHYFSKMKQETVQGKRIGKVVGIAMENDRMIHEYESLTSDLLHWIEGTIEALGDRRFANSLVGVQSQLSQFSNYRTVEKPPKFVEKGNLEVLLFTLQSKMRANNQKPYTPKEGKMISDINKAWERLEKAEHERELALREELIRQEKLEQLAARFNRKASMRETWLSENQRLVSQDNFGFDLAAVEAAAKKHEAIETDIFAYEERVQAVMAVSQELEAENYHDIERINARKDNVLRLWNYLLELLRARRMRLELSLQLQQNFQEKLYILDSMEEIKMRLLTDDYGKHLMGVEDLLQKHSLVEADINVLGERVKAVVQQSQRFLEHGEGYRPCDPAIIVERVQQLENAYAELVRLAIERRTRLEESRKLWQFYWDMADEENWIKEKEQIVSTGDIGHDLTTINLLLSKHKALENEIQSHEPQLMSVAAVGDELVRQQHFGSDRIQERLQEILAMWNHLLDLAAFRRKRLEEAVDYHQLFADADDIDIWMLDTLRLVSSEDVGRDEANVQSLLKKHKDVTDELKNYAATIEQLHQQASGLGEQDAKSPEVLERLTSIDNRYKELLELAKLRKQRLLDALSLYKVFSETDGVEQWIGEKNRMLDTMVPVKDIEDVEIMKHRYNGFEKEMNANASRVAVVNQLARQLLHVEHPNSEQIIARQNELNQKWAELREKAEGKREELNSAHGVQTFHIECRETVSWIEDKKRILQQTDSLEMDLTGVMTLQRRLSGMERDLAAIQAKLDALEKEAEVIQKEHPEEAAMIRDRITQIHLIWEQLTQMLKERDAKLEEAGDLHRFLRDLDHFQAWLTKTQTDVASEDTPTSLADAEKLLTQHQNIKEEIDNYTDDYQKMMEYGERLTTEAGDGDTQYMFLRERLNALKMGWEELHQMWVNRQNLLSNSLNLQVFDRDARQAEVLLSQQEHILAKDETPANFEQAEHMIKRHEAFMTTMDANDEKINSVVQFAGRLVDEGHFAADKVKKKAENINERRRINRDKANQLMDKLKDQQQLQMFLQDCEELGEWVQEKHITAQDETYRSAKTIHSKWTRHQAFEAEIASNKDRLQQLQQAADELIQQKPDLAEIIKPKVVELADQFVELETTTHDKGERLFDANREVLIHQTCDDIDSWMNELEKQIESTDTGSDLASVNILMQKQQMIETQMAVKAKQVTELDKQAEHLQRTVPDDKMEEIKCKKEKVAQRFAQLKAPLIDRQRHLEKKKEAFQFRRDVEDEKLWIAEKIPQATSTEYGNSLFNVHMLKKKNQSLRTEIDNHEPRINLVCNNGQKLIDEGHEDSSEFQKLISELTEKWRELKDAVDERNRHLLQNEKAQQYFFDATEAESWMSEQELYMMVEDRGKDEISAQNLMKKHESLEHAVEDYAETIRQLGETARQLINDQHPLADQIAVKQSQADKLYAGLKDLAGERRAKLDEALQLFMLNREVDDLEQWIQERELVAGSHELGQDYDHVTLLWERFKEFARDTEAIGSERVEAVNGIADSLIATGHSDAATIAEWKDGLNEVWQDLLELIETRTQMLVASRELHKFFHDCKDVLGRILEKQNAMSDELGRDAGSVSALQRKHTNFIQDLSTLQSQVTQIEEESAKLQASYAGDKAREITNREAEVVAAWNNLQSLCEGRRTKLEDTGDLFRFFNMVRTLMIWMDDVVRQMNTSEKPRDVAGVELLMNNHQSLKAEIDAREDNLMACINLGKDLLARNHYASVQIKEKLAALTDHRNALLHRWEERWENLQLILEVYQFARDAAVAEAWLIAQEPYLMSQELGHTIDEVENLIKKHEAFEKSAAAQEERFSALHRLTTFELKELKRREQEREEEERRKKEEAAAAEAARLAKATPVTSPDEPSSERAETDGATSGERAGEDEGHVAHRKASTRTPQLQDKPKEEARSPSDDEFEGPLQRKHEWESTTKKASNRSWDKVYMVVRGQNLCVYKDQKSYKASPDQSYKGEAPLDLRGATITVASDYTKKKHVFRVKSQSGSDFLFQAKDDTEMNDWVSVLNQAAQGTSGASTSRAHTLPAPTQAETKRRSFFTLKKN, via the exons ATGACGACCGATATCTCGGTGGTGCGCGGGGGATGGGACCCCACGCTGCAACAAGAGATTGTCGACGAGTACGAATACGACGGGGGAAACTCGAGTTCGAGACTTTTCGAACGCTCACGTATTAAGGCGCTAGCTG GTGAGCGTGAATTAGTGCAAAAGAAGACTTTCCAGAAATGGGTTAATTCCCACTTGGTTCGATGTTCGTGCCGGATCGGCGATCTGTATGTCGATCTGCGAGACGGCAAGATGTTGATAAGACTCTTGGAAATCTTATCGGGTGAGCGTTTACCGCGTCCCACCAAGGGCAAGATGCGTATCCATTGTTTAGAGAATGTAGACAAAGCCCTGCAATTCTTGCGCGAGCAAAGGGTACATCTGGAGAACATGGGCTCTCATGACATCGTGGACGGGAATCCGCGCCTGAGTTTGGGTCTTATCTGGACGATCATCCTGCGTTTCCAGATCCAAGATATTACAATCGAAGAGACGGACAATCAGGAAACCAAGTCCGCCAAGGACGCTTTACTGCTATGGTGCCAGATGAAGACCGCCGGTTACCACAACGTGAATGTGAGAAACTTTACGACATCTTGGCGGGACGGACTGGCGTTTAACGCAATCATTCATAAACACCGTCCAGACTTGATTCAATTTGATAAACTCTCCAAGTCTAACGCAATCTATAATCTTAACAATGCATTCAACGTCGCGGAAGACAAACTTGGTCTCACGAAACTCTTAGACGCTGAAGATATCTTCGTTGATCATCCGGACGAGAAATCCATTATAACATATGTCGTTACATATTATCATTACTTCTCGAAGATGAAGCAGGAGACGGTGCAAGGTAAAAGGATCGGCAAAGTGGTCGGTATCGCGATGGAGAATGATCGTATGATACACGAATATGAGAGTCTCACTAGCGACTTGCTACACTGGATCGAAGGCACGATAGAGGCGCTTGGCGATCGTAGATTTGCGAATTCTCTAGTTGGCGTTCAATCGCAGCTCTCGCAGTTCTCGAATTATCGCACTGTAGAGAAACCACCTAAATTCGTGGAAAAGGGTAATTTGGAAGTGCTGCTGTTTACTCTGCAATCGAAAATGCGTGCAAACAATCAGAAACCTTACACGCCCAAAGAAGGTAAAATGATATCTGACATCAACAAAGCCTGGGAGAGATTAGAAAAGGCGGAGCACGAACGAGAATTGGCCCTACGCGAGGAATTGATCCGGCAAGAGAAATTGGAGCAATTGGCGGCTAGATTTAATCGAAAAGCCAGCATGCGCGAGACATGGCTGTCAGAGAATCAACGACTGGTGTCGCAGGACAACTTTGGCTTTGATCTCGCCGCTGTAGAAGCTGCTGCCAAGAAGCATGAAGCTATAGAAACCGACATCTTTGCCTATGAGGAACGCGTGCAAGCTGTCATGGCGGTCTCACAGGAGCTTGAGGCAGAAAATTATCATGACATTGAGCGTATCAATGCTCGTAAGGATAACGTTCTGCGCTTGTGGAACTATCTCCTGGAATTACTTCGTGCTAGGCGGATGCGATTGGAGCTCTCGCTTCAGCTACAACAAAACTTCCAGGAGAAATTGTACATTCTGGATAGTATGGAGGAGATCAAAATGCGACTGTTGACAGACGATTACGGCAAACACCTGATGGGCGTGGAGGATCTGTTACAGAAGCATTCTCTCGTTGAGGCAGACATCAATGTGCTAGGCGAAAGAGTCAAGGCTGTAGTTCAACAGAGTCAGAGATTCTTAGAGCATGGAGAGGGCTATCGACCATGCGATCCGGCCATCATAGTTGAACGTGTGCAACAACTGGAGAACGCATATGCTGAACTAGTACGGCTAGCGATTGAGCGTCGCACCAGACTTGAAGAATCTCGGAAACTTTGGCAGTTTTATTGGGACATGGCCGATGAGGAGAATTGGATAAAGGAGAAGGAACAAATTGTATCCACAGGTGACATTGGTCATGATCTGACAACTATTAATCTGCTATTATCCAAGCATAAGGCGCTAGAAAATGAGATACAGTCACACGAGCCACAGTTGATGTCAGTCGCTGCCGTTGGCGATGAACTAGTTCGACAACAACATTTCGGATCAGATCGTATTCAAGAGAGACTCCAAGAAATTCTTGCCATGTGGAATCATTTATTAGATTTAGCAGCTTTCAGGAGAAAGCGACTCGAAGAGGCTGTCGACTATCACCAACTCTTTGCGGACGCAGACGATATCGACATTTGGATGTTGGATACTTTACGGCTCGTTTCGTCAGAAGATGTCGGTAGAGACGAGGCGAATGTGCAGTCGTTACTGAAAAAACACAAGGACGTGACGGATGAGCTCAAGAATTACGCTGCGACTATTGAGCAGCTTCATCAGCAAGCATCTGGATTAGGCGAACAAGATGCTAAGTCGCCGGAGGTCCTGGAAAGACTGACCTCGATAGATAACAGGTACAAAGAGCTTCTCGAGCTAGCTAAATTGCGTAAGCAAAGACTCTTGGATGCTCTGTCATTGTATAAAGTATTCAGCGAAACTGACGGAGTTGAGCAATGGATTGGCGAGAAGAACAGAATGCTGGATACGATGGTGCCCGTCAAGGACATCGAAGACGTCGAGATCATGAAACACCGTTACAACGGCTTCGAGAAAGAGATGAACGCAAATGCATCTCGCGTTGCTGTAGTTAATCAATTGGCTAGACAATTGCTACATGTCGAGCATCCAAATTCGGAACAGATAATTGCACGACAGAACGAGCTAAATCAGAAATGGGCTGAGCTGCGCGAGAAGGCGGAAGGCAAACGCGAAGAGTTGAACTCCGCACATGGCGTGCAGACCTTCCATATCGAGTGTCGTGAGACCGTGTCGTGGATTGAGGATAAGAAGCGAATCTTGCAACAAACTGATAGCCTGGAGATGGATTTGACTGGCGTGATGACGCTTCAGCGCAGACTGAGTGGTATGGAACGTGATCTGGCGGCTATTCAGGCCAAATTGGATGCTTTGGAGAAAGAAGCGGAGGTCATACAAAAAGAACATCCAGAAGAGGCAGCTATGATTCGAGACAGAATCACACAAATTCATCTGATTTGGGAGCAGCTGACGCAAATGTTAAAGGAACGTGACGCCAAACTCGAAGAGGCCGGAGATTTGCACCGGTTCCTGCGTGATCTCGATCACTTCCAAGCATGGCTCACGAAAACCCAGACTGACGTCGCCAGCGAGGACACACCGACCAGTCTCGCTGATGCCGAGAAACTCCTTACGCAGCATCAGAATATCAAGGAAGAGATCGATAATTACACCGATGATTATCAGAAGATGATGGAGTATGGTGAGCGACTGACGACGGAGGCCGGCGACGGCGATACACAATACATGTTCCTGCGGGAAAGATTGAATGCGCTGAAGATGGGCTGGGAAGAGCTACATCAGATGTGGGTGAATCGTCAGAACTTGCTATCCAATTCTCTGAATCTACAAGTATTCGACCGAGACGCGCGTCAAGCAGAGGTACTTCTATCGCAACAGGAACATATCCTTGCCAAGGACGAAACGCCAGCAAACTTCGAGCAAGCCGAGCATATGATCAAGCGGCATGAAGCTTTTATGACAACTATGGACGCCAATGATGAAAAGATTAACTCTGTTGTGCAATTTGCCGGACGTTTGGTTGATGAGGGACACTTTGCAGCTGATAAAGTTAAGAAGAAGGCCGAAAACATCAACGAGCGTCGCCGGATTAATCGCGATAAAGCTAATCAACTTATGGATAAACTCAAGGATCAGCAACAATTACAAATGTTCCTGCAAGATTGCGAGGAACTTGGCGAATGGGTGCAGGAGAAACATATCACTGCTCAGGACGAAACATATAGAAGCGCAAAGACTATTCACAGCAAGTGGACTCGTCATCAGGCGTTTGAGGCGGAGATCGCAAGCAACAAGGACCGTTTGCAACAATTGCAGCAAGCCGCCGACGAATTGATTCAACAGAAGCCAGACTTAGCTGAGATTATCAAGCCAAAAGTAGTCGAATTAGCAGATCAATTCGTGGAGTTGGAGACCACAACTCACGATAAGGGTGAACGATTGTTTGATGCGAATCGTGAGGTATTGATACACCAGACTTGCGACGACATCGACTCCTGGATGAACGAGCTAGAGAAGCAGATAGAAAGCACTGACACTGGTTCTGATCTGGCTTCTGTAAATATACTGATGCAGAAGCAACAGATGATCGAGACACAAATGGCCGTGAAAGCAAAACAAGTCACTGAGCTCGACAAGCAGGCGGAACATTTGCAGCGCACTGTGCCAGATGATAAGATGGAAGAGATCAAatgtaagaaagagaaagtcgCTCAGAGATTCGCGCAACTTAAGGCGCCACTCATCGATCGCCAGCGACACCtcgagaagaagaaagaagccTTCCAATTCCGGCGTGACGTCGAAGACGAGAAACTGTGGATTGCAGAGAAGATACCACAGGCGACGAGTACCGAATACGGAAACTCCTTATTTAATGTTCACATgttgaagaagaaaaatcaGTCACTGCGTACGGAGATCGACAACCACGAACCCAGGATCAATCTAGTGTGCAATAACGGACAGAAATTGATTGATGAAGGACACGAGGATAGCTCCGAATTCCAAAAACTGATATCCGAATTAACAGAGAAATGGCGCGAGCTGAAGGACGCGGTCGATGAGAGAAACAGACATCTGCTGCAAAATGAGAAAGCACAGCAATACTTCTTCGACGCTACCGAGGCTGAATCGTGGATGAGCGAACAGGAGTTGTACATGATGGTTGAAGATCGCGGTAAGGACGAGATTTCCGCTCAGAATTTGATGAAAAAGCACGAGTCTCTGGAACACGCGGTCGAGGATTACGCAGAAACAATTCGTCAGCTTGGCGAGACCGCTCGGCAGCTTATAAACGATCAGCATCCGTTGGCTGATCAGATCGCTGTGAAGCAGTCGCAAGCAGACAAACTCTATGCCGGCTTGAAGGATTTGGCGGGCGAACGACGCGCCAAATtggatgaggcgcttcaattaTTCATGTTGAATCGCGAGGTCGACGATCTCGAACAATGGATTCAGGAACGCGAACTGGTTGCCGGTAGTCACGAGTTGGGTCAGGATTACGATCACGTGACCCTATTGTGGGAGAGATTCAAGGAGTTTGCGCGTGACACTGAAGCAATCGGTTCTGAACGAGTAGAAGCCGTGAACGGCATCGCTGATTCTCTGATTGCCACCGGACACTCCGATGCGGCGACGATCGCCGAATGGAAGGACGGCTTAAACGAGGTCTGGCAAGATCTGCTCGAATTAATTGAGACACGCACGCAGATGCTAGTGGCCAGTCGCGAGCTACACAAATTCTTCCACGACTGCAAAGACGTACTCGGCAGAATCCTGGAAAAACAGAACGCCATGTCCGATGAATTGGGTCGAGACGCCGGTTCGGTATCTGCTCTCCAACGTAAGCACACCAACTTTATCCAGGATTTGTCCACATTGCAGAGTCAAGTGACACAGATCGAGGAGGAATCCGCCAAACTGCAGGCAAGCTACGCTGGCGATAAAGCGCGAGAGATTACGAATCGCGAAGCCGAAGTTGTGGCAGCATGGAACAATTTGCAATCACTGTGCGAGGGCAGACGAACTAAACTGGAAGACACTGGAGATCTCTTCAGATTTTTCAATATGGTTAGGACCTTGATGATCTGGATGGATGACGTTGTGCGTCAAATGAACACATCGGAAAAGCCGCGCGACGTCGCCGGTGTTGAATTATTGATGAACAATCATCAGAGCTTAAAGGCGGAAATTGATGCCAGAGAGGATAATCTGATGGCGTGCATTAATCTCGGGAAAGACTTGCTAGCCAGAAATCATTACGCTAGCGTGCAGATAAAGGAAAAACTGGCAGCATTGACTGACCACAGAAACGCACTTTTACATCGATGGGAGGAACGTTGGGAAAATTTGCAGCTCA TTTTGGAAGTCTATCAGTTTGCTCGAGATGCAGCGGTTGCTGAAGCATGGTTAATCGCTCAAGAACCGTATCTTATGAGTCAGGAACTCGGt CATACTATCGACGAAGTTGAAAATTTGATCAAGAAACATGAAGCTTTTGAAAAATCGGCAGCTGCACAAGAAGAAAGATTTAGTGCCTTGCACCGACTTACCACT TTCGAATTGAAAGAGCTAAAGCGACGAGagcaagaaagagaggaagaggaaagaCGCAAGAAGGAAGAGGCAGCGGCGGCGGAGGCCGCACGTTTGGCCAAGGCAACGCCCGTTACTAGTCCAGACGAACCATCTAGTGAaag AGCCGAAACTGATGGAGCAACAAGCGGAGAACGCGCTGGAGAAGACGAGGGACACg TGGCACATCGCAAGGCTTCTACACGTACACCACAGCTTCAGGACAAACCCAAGGAAG